In Geotalea uraniireducens, the genomic window GGGGAGGGTGTGATGGCCAATAATCAAGAAAAGCTTTTGCGTGTTTCCGAAGTCCTGGAAATTATACATGTTTCCCGGTCGTGTTGGCTCGGATGGGTTAAGTCGAATCGTGCACCGCAGCCG contains:
- a CDS encoding helix-turn-helix transcriptional regulator, which gives rise to MANNQEKLLRVSEVLEIIHVSRSCWLGWVKSNRAPQPIRFGRRCSRWKQSAISEFIAREELL